From the Lathyrus oleraceus cultivar Zhongwan6 chromosome 3, CAAS_Psat_ZW6_1.0, whole genome shotgun sequence genome, the window GGCTTCCGAGAAATAAGCTGCTACTCTTTGTGCCGAAGTCCCGAATGGAGTCGAGAGCTGCGAAATCTCGAGTAACATCTTGTTTGCTTGTTCTAGATTCTCTGCTGATACAGCTTCTGCGCATTGGAGAAGAAGTGTTAGAAGGTGCAAACCTTCTTCATCTTTCTTCTTCTGTTCTTTAATCTCCTCTTTCTTCTTCCTTGCTAGTGCCAACTCAGCAGAAGTAGTAGTAGTTGTTGTTGCAGGAGCAAGATCTTCTGGATGTTGTTGAAGTTGATGTTGTTGATCTTGTTGAGTGGATAGTGGTTGTGAAGGTAAAGTAACCAACGAAACTGAagggttgttgttgttgttgatttgAGTAGCACCCCAATTGGGAAACATGTTTTGATTTTGGTTTTGATTCAGAAGAGTTGAAGAGTCAGAAAAATGTAAACTTGTTGGAACAACATCATCAACACGGTTCATGAGTTTCACTGAAGAGTTATTAACATTTGAAGCAGCTAAAACATTACCATTAACATTAACACCACTTTGTTCAGTGCTGTTTCTTTTTCTCTCTGGAACACAAGTGTTTGGTTCTGTGAGAAGACGGAGCCTGTGTTCAAGAACAAGAGCAAGGTTTGGATTGCAAGGATATATTATCTCTCTAACATTGTTGATGAGTTGAGGAATGGAAACACTGTTTGAAGTATGAATAAGATCCTTCAAAATACCGTCAATCCAGTTTGTTGTAGCCGAGGTTTCTTCCATTGAAGGAGAAGAActaacaacatcaacaacagtgTTAGTGTTGTTtctgttgttgctgctgttgttgttggttcGGTTTGTTTGGTTATTTTGAGATGGAAAAAGAGGTAAACCAGAGAATCCACAGATTTCAGGAAGAGTGTTTTGTTCTTCTACAAGTGGTTGTTGGTAATGAGTGTAGTTTGCAGCAGAGGTAGAGGAATTGTTGAGGTTGGAAGAACAAGAAGAAGGTAGCAACATAGTGGAGTAGTTGGTTGTGACGGTCACAGTAGGGAAATTTTGAATAGCAACGTTATCTCGTGACAAAGCAAcgttattattattattgttaataatactattattattattgttatgATAATGatagttattattattattattattgttattattattaccTGATGAGGctaatgttgttgttgttgtagtagTGACACCTTTTTGTGTGGTTGCAGGTAAAGAGCAATTCAACGAGGAAGTGTTGTTGGTTCGACGAGAAAACCTATGATAatcgttgttgttgttgttgttgtgaaGTTGAAGTTCCATTTCAGAAGCCATTCTTTTTCTGAGTAATTTTCTTTCAGAATGATGAGGTTGTTGTTGTGGCATGTTGTGAAAATCTTCAGTGCTGATGTTGCTTGAGTTAGAGGTACTATTGTTGTTGGTTTCATCAGGAGTAGTGTTTCCTCCTCCAACACCATTGAACAAAGCACAAGCAGCCATAAtgagaagaagaggaagaagatgaatattgAGTTCTACTAGTAAGTAAAGAGAATGAAATAATAAAGGTGGAGAATGGACATAGACATAGACATAGTAGTAGTGTTGTGTTGGTTTAAGAGGGAAAAAACCATGTGTTAATGTTGTTGTTGGTTCCAAAGTTACAAGGAGATAACGTTGTGAAGATTGAGACAGTAGCTAAAGGATTCTGTTCTCTCATAGGACTGAGTAATTGAATTGAATGAGAAAGGATTCTCTCTCTATAGACTATAACACAATACAACACGGTTCTCTATGCCTTTTGCCTTTTGGATGTTTCTGATATCTCTCTCTTTCGCATGGGGGAGGGTGGAAAAAGGGAGGGGTGTGTTGGGTAGAAGAAAATGTGAATCAAAACTGCTCACGGCGGCTAGTTATTCGTCTTTGTGTACTTTGTTTTATCTTTTCTATTTATATCTTGTTAACcatatattattattatatgcTCGAACCACATGTATGTATAGACTATTGTTTTTCTTTTCATATACTACCCAACTTTTTTAATCACAAAAAATACTACCAATTGTGAATGCATACATTACATTATAGGTATAGTCTTTTATTTATCTAGTATTAGGTATCTTATAGCATTAGCATGTTAAGTTTGGAAAAAGTAATTTTAAAAGTGTAAAATTGATTTTGAAGTAATTTGAAGTAGTTGATTCTTCTCAAATAGAAGTGATTCTATCTTTATAATTTATAATTGATTTTATTTGAGGTTAAAATTTGtaatttttctttttaatttaaatttgatttttacATTAAAGTTTATTGTTCAATGATAGACCCCAAGTGCAAGGCTTTATCCGTTTTAGTATAAAAGATTATCGGTCCTATAGAGATCAATCaccaattattattatttgttacTATGGTATTTATCTAAGGTGGTGCAATCAGTTTCTTGGTGCGTAACAAGAGATCGGAATGTGATTTTCATCTACCATTGTTGTTCATGTAAATTTCATCGCTTTATTTTGATGAAAAAAAGATATGTTTAGCAACAACAAAAACCTTTAAAGGTATATCGTACTCTTTCGTGCGTCAACTATCAGATTTTAAACTCATAAACCGACGCTTTCGTGTGATTCAGTTTACTAGTTTAAATTCTCTTTAAAAAATTGAAGTTTCTTAATTAATTTGAAAAGCACTTTTGATGTATTTAAACATTAAAATCTAAATTCTTctttatttaaaatttaattttcaGAACTAAAAATTATTCTTATTAAGAAGTTATTGTGCATGCATTTTAGAGAGTCTCATCGGTATGACGATCATCACATTCCGAATTTGACAAATTTACTCAAACATATTGATAGAagtaaataaaaaatatattattaaataaaGCATAATTAAAGTAACAACAAAGCATAATTAAAGTAGCAGTAAAGGAATTTGAACCTCAAAGATTAATAAAAACTGAAACTTGCATATAATGAAATTGCTCTGAACGGAGACTGCGATCCGGTATAGAATTTGAATTGAATCAGCAACAACGTAAATAGGAAGAATAAAATAGCAGCAACTAATATTGAAAATAGAGCAGCAACAATGCGAATAAAAGGCTCCAAGTGTAGAAATTATGTTTGCAAGAACACCTTAATGTGAGGTAAAAGTGTTTTTACAAATAAATGTATGAGTCTAACAAAGATTGGATCACAAAAATAATGAACAAATGGTCTATTTATAGTGTAAAATTTGATATGCAACTGATGTGTGTCGTGTAACAGAAGTGGAGATAGTGAAGGAGTAGGTGTTTACTGTGAGAATTGGTAAATATCCGTTGTTCTTCCAAATTACAGAAACTTTGGTTACTCACAGGATCATTCAGATTGATCCTAGGATATGTGTTATTGTTCTAAAAATCGTATATAAAAGATGGACAGTTCGACAATATCCTTGAAGAAAGAATGTTTACTTAAAGCGTTCTTAAGAAGATAAGTGGTAGAAATGCAAGTACAGTATAAAATAATGCTTGATAAATAATTGGTAATGAAGAGTAATTACTGAACTGAAAGATGTAAATAAATTTTTATTGATATAAATATAATGGTGTTGTCAAACGTACATTCTAAAGTGTACTCTTTTCTCTACACACTAGATACTTTGAGTAAATATGTTGATTGTACAACAATTCGAACACATTAATCCTAACATTAGGACATCTATTTATACTAAATTGAAATAATCGTCTCCAACGAATCTTCTCCTAGGCACTGCCACGTTACACTCGGCATGTTTGCGTTTTAGGAAAACATTCCACGCATCTTTTCCATCAAAAACGGATAAGAATGAAATATGGTTACTCTTTTGTTATTCAAATCCAAATATATGTCTGAGTGAAATTATGTCGAAGTGATATTCTGAACTTGGGATTATTCCTAAGTTTCACATTTGTCTTCCCTTATAGAAGGCAGACTTTGACACCTCCTTATGTCAATAATGTTTTGTGTCGAAATCTCAGATAACTGCAAAGAACATTCTATTTCCTTAGTTTATCACTTCCAACCTGATGTCTAATTTCTCACCTAATAAATTGCCCCAAACAATTCCTTTTTTGATACACCGAAGAAAAAGGTATTTTTTGCATTTGATTATCTAATTCGACATCACAAAAAGTATTCATCTTTTATGACGTCACAACCATGATGACCACTTTAGAAAAACGTCTCTTCAAAATCCACATGAGGATCTTTAGGTAATTATCACATTTCCTAGCCCTTAGGAAATCATGCATAGTCTTTAACTGCTACCACTTACCATAACCATTTACACTGACACGTGTCCACTTTCTTTTTCCCCATTTAATGCCTAACAAAACCACTTCCACTTTCATAGCTTATAAATAGGCACATTCGACACTCTTCTTTTTCTCTCTTAACTTTTCACCTTCTGATCTTCCTCAAAGAACTTATTTCCTCTACTCTTCATCTTCCTCAAACCCAAAAAACCCAGCTCATTTTTTCTTTCAACAATGGCATCATGTATAAGAATCACCAAAGATTCCACCAAAAACACCAAAGATTCCAGAAAATCTCAGGGTCTTCCCCTCTCTGACAAGATTTTGGGACTAAATATTGTGGGTAACCAACAGTATGTTCCAGAACCATTGACTAAAGAACAAAGGATGATTTTTCAATCACAGGTACTAATTCCTATTTCTATTTCTGAGAAAAAGCATACAATGTTAAGACCTTTATCCAACCCGATTTTTGATCCTGATAGGCTTAAAGATTTTTTTTCCAACTTACCATAGGTATAAACCTATAGCTTGCGTCAAAAATCCCAAGGTCAATGAGGAAACCCACACTGAGGAAAACCCTAATCTAGATAATCAGGGTAACCTTTCGACAAATGAACCCATCGACTTAACCTACATGAACAGCGGTTTCGGGGTATTTCGATCTTGTCCCTTGTTTCGAGATCCTTCCGATTATTTAAGTTGGTGggaaaaaaatgagaaaaataaatCCCAAGTCTGGAAAGAAATGGGCATTTTCGACTTGATACAATTGTCAAAAATAGTACCTGGTTATTCCCAGACTATGCTACTTTCTTCTTTGTACTTTTGGGATAGTAGTCACCACACTTTTCACCTACCCTGTGGCATGATGATGCCCATACTCTTTAACATCACTGCCATCACATGGCTTAAGCCTATGGGTGAAACCTATGATCCAGACTTCTTATCCAAAGACACCATTGGCTTCGACACTTCTAGGGTTTCCTTCACACGCACATTGCTTATTACCATGATAAAGATATTGATGAAGTTTCCGACACTGAGCATATTGCTTTTCTGGCTCTGTGGTTGTCTTGCTGTGTTTTTTGTTCGAAGTATCTCCAAGTAGCTAAGAAATTCCTCACATAGGCAAATCAACTTCATGTTGGACGCAATGTATGCCTCAGCGAGATGATCTTAGCCAATCTCTATGAATCTCTTGGCGAAGGAGTCACTGCCCTAAAAAACATTCGAACAAAGGGAAACTTACTACTCTCCGGCCCTTTATGGTTACTGCAGTTATGGTTGAATGCTAGCTTCAAGGCATGTCTTCCAACTCATAACCCTATTGATGTGGATGTTGCAGTAGTGAAGAATAAGAGAGTCGAAGGAACGCGCTTAGCAATGCTAACACCAAGCGATGAAGGTCGAAACCTTCAGCAAAGCTTCACTAATTATGTGATGATGTTTGTTAAGCGCTACAACTTCAATCCAGCCATAGCCCCCTTTGCCTTTAGAACATGTGGCCCATAATTGTTTACGAGGAAATTCCCCTCCCCATCGAAGGATAAAGAAGCTGAATCGGTTGCTATATGGGAAGCATTCCTTACTCCTAGGGTATTCTCCTGGAGACTCAATCAATCGAAAAGTAAGGTTACCTTGACAGCATACCAACCAAATCTTATTGCACGACAATTTGGTATTATTCAGATCTTCCCCAAACCCCTCTATGCAAGAAAAAATTCCCTTCTTCTTTACAATGCCATCAACACAGAGGCTACCAGCAGCAGGCAAATAGCCAGATATGTTGGGAAAACGAAACTTAGTCCATTCGCCTTCAAACCTTATTTTCTCTACACCCACGAATTCGACCAGTGGTGGTGTGATTACTATGAAACAAAAATTTTTAATGTTCCTGCATTTCATCATCATCTTACCAAAGCTTTTACTTATGTGCAGGATAAAGTTAAAAAAGGTATTTCAACTCACATCATAGAAATCCAAGCATTCTAAAAGtactttgaaactgcctatagacctgatgatcttagtcgaaccgTCTGCGACGCAGCAGTCACTCTAAAGGAGAAATTTACAAAGAAAATGCAATTTTTAAAATTACCCTCGTACATTAAACCTGAGCAACAATATTGAACTGCTTTCAATATGTATCCTCCTAAATTCCCTCGATTGTCAAATGCTGAATTTGGTGTGGCTTTTAGCCCTCCATTTCCAGACTGGTTCGTCTATGGGGACTTTATAAAAATTCTTCAATAAGAGTCTCAGAAAAAATCTAACTGGGTGGTTTTGACTAAGCACAACTTGGAAAGTTTCAAATGACACCTTCATATTGGCATAGAAGACGTTCATATAGAATCTGAAATCTATGAAGGTGTGGAATGGGAGGTTTTTTCGACTCACTCCTTCTCTTGGTCCTTCTCACTTCTTCATTTTGCAATAATTTGATTCTTTTTTCATCTGTAAGAGTTCCACCCAAGAAAACTGCTCCCACAACAAAAAGATCCACTAAAGCAAGAGAGGAAGACACCAACaaagcaacaacaacaacaaaggtATGTGCATTCCATATATTAACACCTTCGACTTAGGAATAATTTTCTTGTTGCTAAATATTTACACCTTTGTTTCCTTTAGGCCAGCCGAAAGCCACTGCTAACCCCCAAGAAAAGAAAGCAAAAACAAATTGAGGTCGAAAGCCGTGAATCTGATGATGAAGATTTATCTTCTGATGCCTCTAAACCCACCAAACAAAAGAGAAAGAAACAACTAAAGCTTCAAGGCGTTCCCGTCCATCCAAAGACAAAAAACATTGTATCAATAAGACCTCCTGCCCAAAATATACCTGGGGCTGAATCCGTGCCTAAGTCAAAGAAGACACCAGAACAAATGGAGAGTGATAACTCCAGTCCTGGGGATGAAGATCCTAAGGTAAAACATATCACCTTTACTTTTGACTACATTCTCCTTTTGCCTTCAACTTACCCAATCTTTGTCTTAATTTTAGATTGTTGCAGGAAGTCCTCAACATCCAACTGTTACATCGGTCGTCGTTACATCCGACAAAGGGTCTAGGGGCGAAGTGAACACTCCTGCTGCAGAAAGACAGGAAAACTCCCCACCAAACATCATCACCCAACATTCCCACTCTAGTGGCTTTAAACCTGAGGATGAGCATGTCGAAGATTCCCTAGTGGAAGAAGATGTAGAAATGCGAGACCCTGGGGAGATTCCTGAAGACGAAtcttgaaattctggtatcagatataagatgtcgaaggtaatgtcacgacactgatatctggttataaataatggataaacagaaacagaatggtaaagcaaataacacaagcaattgttaacccagttctgtgcaactcacctacgtttgggggctaccaagccaggaaggaaatccactaaaatagaattagttcaaagactatccgtacacttcaccaagttacagtctttctcacctaatctctacccgtgcaatttctacctaagcactcttagatatgagaacccactcacttcccttacaatcacacacccgtgattttaaacaacaatcccttgtgaaaagaaaatacttttcaattacaatattcttgattttacttcacagtttcaatcaagaagacacactcttgatcttgcttcaaagctttgatcaagaagacaaatcagtccaattcaatcatcaatggatgacttgaatgacctacaaacacaaaccctaactctctctctaaatttcgctcagtcttggttgtgtgtacaaacaggttttctgagtccctttttatagaaacattggacagcttgaaaaccctaaatatattttccaatcaaatcttttcatatcagctgtaaagatctccttggaaaataaacaaatctggttgatatccctgatagaatgcgccagctagccatatcttcaatcaaccaatgattgccaccaattatgcaatcataaaacaccagacattcacactgaatgttctgtgtacaggatgtcatgacatcgggtctgacatctagaaaaatcctgcataatccattttccttttatagcaggtacagccatatcagttaccatgacaatgagtatgtcaactgaaacaatcctgcagcatatgtcttccatataagctccagcaggtacaaccaatatcagaagcccTGTCAatgtaagtggcattctgaaacaatcctgcttgcatatgttcttcaactccagcaggtacataggatatctcatgttaagacatcacacatgacatcttgtgaacactcaTTGTTTgaccaaaattgctgccaacacttagaatcaacaaactccccctttggcaaattttggctaaaacatatatctgtcctttttgttcacaaggcaaactatcagcagttaaaccacataccagtagtttaatcagcagcagaagcaaaaaacaattactagctatggctactagtaatacacacatgcacaagggtacttctcctccccctaaatctgtgcaacaatcagaattactagttatggatgcaactagtaagacacacaaatgcacaatacaccagggtacttcttctccccctaaatctgtgcattcatcaaataacagctactgtaactccagcacctgtaccagccagaatgtcatactgacatctgctacaacatcagcacctgtgcaccatctgctacaacatcagcacctgtgcaccatatcaataatagctgtccttctgatcagccacatccaacttccatatcaagcacttctccccctttttagtcaaaattgaccaaaggcGAGCAAATCTCATGGCATCTTTACACCCCTTACCTCTTTCACCATACCATTCCTTATAAATCTTCATACTCTTTTTGTGAGAACTAACCACACACCcctttgattgctatagattctcatacacacaaatccccaattttcctcttaaacattcaaattgattggcatccaaagcttttgtgaatatgtcagctaattcCCCTTCTGTAggaacatgctccagtgctatgatcttctcttccacaagttctctgatgaagtgatgcctGATGTCGATatgctttgtcctgctgtgctgaataggattcttggaaatatttatagcactcaggttatcatagtataatgtcatgacttcttgtgtgacattgtattcagacaatatttgtttcatccagaccagttgagaacaactacttctCGCTGTTATGTactcagcttcagcagtggatagagatacacagttctgtttcttactgaaccatgaaatcagattgttccataagaagaagcatcctcctgatgtgctcttcctatcatcagcactttcagcccaatctgcatcacagtatccagtcaacatagatccagatccatgagtatataacatcccatagtctaaggtgccattgacatatttcagtattctcttcacttggtttatgtgactgacttttggttcagcttgatatctagcacacacaccaatggcaaatgcaatgtcaggtctgcttgctgtgagatatagcagacttccgatcacgcttctgtatagactttgatctacactgacaccattttcatctttggagatttttacatgtgtaggagcaggagttcttttatggcttgcattctccattccaaacttcttcacaatgttcttggcatacttgctttgagataaaaagatagagtcttccatctgtttgacttgtagcccaagaaagtacgttagttctccaacaaggctcatttcaaactcagattgcatttgtctaataaagtgttcaaccatctattctgacattccaccaaatactatgtcatctacatatatttgtgccaccatgagcttccctccttcattcttcacaaacagagttttgtcaatacctcctttcctgtatccattgtcagtgaggaacattgtgagcctctcataccaagccatgggagcttgttttaacccatagagggctttcttcaatctgtacacatgtttAGGAAGGTTTGGGTCTGTGAAgcctttaggctgttcaacatatacttcttcatttaggtagccatttagaaaggcacttttcacatccatctgaaacagtttgaatttcagaatacatgccactccaagcagtaatctaatggactcaaggcgagctacaggagcaaaagtttcatcaaagtcaactccttcaacttgagtatatccttgggctaccaatctagctttgtttttagtaacaaccccttgttcatcagatttattcttgtatacccactttgtacctataacatttactccttcaggtctaggaaccaattcccatacttcattccttttgaattgacctagttcttcttgcatggcattgatccagaactcatcagtcaaggcttccttgatatttttgggttcaatctttgacacaaagcagccatgtgagattacttctcttgatctagtagtgactcctttatctgggtctcctatgataaggtctttaggatgatccttctgaatctgatagagggtcccttgttgattttgtcatccTCAGGTTCAGCTTGTGgtggttcttcttccttattcttatctgaggagtcagctggagaatcattcagagatgtctcgacatcgtctgtgacatcagtctgttgatcatcaaccactacattaatggattccatcaacaTATTAGTTATGGAATTGAAgactctgtaggctctgctgtttgttgagtagcccaaaaatattccttcatcacttttgggatccatcttccttctttgctcacggtcagctaagatatagcatttgctaccaaatacatggaagtattttactgtaggctttcttcctttccagacttcatagagagttgtgggagtccctttctttaatgtcactctgttatggacatagcaggctgtgttcatggcttcatcccaaaaatgatagggtaacttcttagcatgaatcatagctctggctgattcttgcagagtcctattttttctttccaccgcaccattttgctggggagtgatgggagaagagaactcatgatgaattccttctgaagagcaaaattcagcaaatttgctgttttcaaactcctttccatgatcacttctaattttgataacagggctttctttttccctttgaagtttcagacacagctccttaaagacttcaaaaaACACATtagatttttctcttataaaattgatccaggtgtatctggagaaatcatccaccaccacatatgcatgtttcttaccaccaaggctttctacctgcatgggtcccattaagtccatatgaagtagttctaggactttggtagttgtgtcatgtctgagcttctggtgtgacatccttgtttgttttccaatctgacattctccacagattttaCCCTCATCAATTTTTAAGTTGGGAATCCCTCTAACTGCTTCTACTGATATGATTCTCTTTATACCTTTCAGGTGCAGATGGCCCAAcctttgatgccatatcttcacttcttcttctttggctaaggtacacattgaagagtatccagtttcttgagagctccacatgtagcagttgtctttggacctaactcccttcatgattactttattttctttgttagtaatcaaacattcagtttttgtgaagtttacattaagaccttgatcacatagttgactgatgcttataagattaacagttaatcccttaacaagtagaacatcatcaaggtcagggactccagggcaatccaacctacccattcccttgatttcaccttttgcaccatcaccaaatgtaacataactcatggcatgaggatgaagttcagtcaacaggtttttgttcccagtcatatgtctggagcacccactgtcaaaataccaatcttctttggctgagactctgagggaagtgtgggctattagacttgtgacctttgtcttaAGAGCCCATTGCTTTCTGCTGACAG encodes:
- the LOC127127239 gene encoding protein SCARECROW, which produces MAACALFNGVGGGNTTPDETNNNSTSNSSNISTEDFHNMPQQQPHHSERKLLRKRMASEMELQLHNNNNNNDYHRFSRRTNNTSSLNCSLPATTQKGVTTTTTTTLASSGNNNNNNNNNNNYHYHNNNNNSIINNNNNNVALSRDNVAIQNFPTVTVTTNYSTMLLPSSCSSNLNNSSTSAANYTHYQQPLVEEQNTLPEICGFSGLPLFPSQNNQTNRTNNNSSNNRNNTNTVVDVVSSSPSMEETSATTNWIDGILKDLIHTSNSVSIPQLINNVREIIYPCNPNLALVLEHRLRLLTEPNTCVPERKRNSTEQSGVNVNGNVLAASNVNNSSVKLMNRVDDVVPTSLHFSDSSTLLNQNQNQNMFPNWGATQINNNNNPSVSLVTLPSQPLSTQQDQQHQLQQHPEDLAPATTTTTTSAELALARKKKEEIKEQKKKDEEGLHLLTLLLQCAEAVSAENLEQANKMLLEISQLSTPFGTSAQRVAAYFSEAISARLVSSCLGIYATLPVSSHTPHNQKVASAFQVFNGISPFVKFSHFTANQAIQEAFEREERVHIIDLDIMQGLQWPGLFHILASRPGGPPYVRLTGLGTSMETLEATGKRLSDFANKLGLPFEFFPVAEKVGNIDVEKLNVSKSEAVAVHWLQHSLYDVTGSDTNTLWLLQRLAPKVVTVVEQDLSNAGSFLGRFVEAIHYYSALFDSLGSSYGEESEERHVVEQQLLSREIRNVLAVGGPSRSGEIKFHNWREKLQQCGFRGVSLAGNAATQASLLLGMFPSEGYTLVEDNGILKLGWKDLCLLTASAWRPPYHTNTIIPHHN